One genomic window of Actinoalloteichus hoggarensis includes the following:
- a CDS encoding SMP-30/gluconolactonase/LRE family protein: MKATTVTGPLAHHGEGPVWNPQRGVLHWVDMLAGGVLTSDPSFEKVDRTEVGEVAAVVRPVRDGGLVVAVERGFALIPPDSDRPERLPEVWSDPSVRMNEGGCDPQGRFYVGSMAYGATPDRGRLFRLDPDGSVSVVLEPVTISNGLNWSLDGETVYYIDTPTGRVDAFDFDSGAGEFLNRRPLIEIDSEHGSPDGMAIDADGRLWVALWGGSAVHCYSTNGTLEEVVELPVRQVTACAFGGDALDTLYITTSRDGLSDPEADAGALYAVTPGVTGVPVLPFAGLTGRE; this comes from the coding sequence ATGAAGGCGACGACGGTCACCGGCCCCCTTGCCCATCACGGCGAGGGCCCGGTGTGGAATCCCCAGCGCGGCGTCCTGCACTGGGTGGACATGCTCGCGGGCGGGGTGCTGACCAGCGATCCGAGCTTCGAGAAGGTCGACAGGACCGAGGTGGGCGAGGTCGCCGCCGTGGTGCGGCCGGTGCGGGACGGCGGTCTGGTGGTCGCCGTCGAACGCGGCTTCGCGCTGATCCCGCCGGACTCCGATCGTCCGGAGCGGCTGCCCGAGGTGTGGTCGGACCCGTCGGTGCGGATGAACGAGGGCGGCTGCGATCCGCAGGGCCGCTTCTACGTGGGGTCGATGGCCTACGGCGCGACGCCGGATCGCGGGCGGCTGTTCCGGCTGGACCCCGACGGCTCGGTCTCGGTGGTGCTGGAGCCGGTGACGATCTCCAACGGTCTGAACTGGAGCCTCGACGGCGAGACCGTCTACTACATCGACACCCCCACCGGCCGGGTCGACGCCTTCGACTTCGACTCAGGCGCGGGCGAGTTCCTGAATCGTCGGCCGTTGATCGAGATCGACTCCGAGCACGGCTCGCCCGACGGCATGGCGATCGACGCCGACGGCAGGCTGTGGGTGGCGTTGTGGGGCGGCTCGGCGGTGCACTGCTACTCGACGAACGGGACGCTGGAGGAGGTCGTGGAGCTGCCGGTGCGGCAGGTCACCGCCTGCGCGTTCGGCGGCGACGCCCTGGACACGCTGTACATCACCACCTCCCGCGACGGCCTCAGCGATCCGGAGGCCGACGCGGGCGCGTTGTACGCCGTGACGCCGGGGGTCACGGGCGTGCCGGTGCTGCCGTTCGCGGGGCTCACCGGGCGGGAGTGA
- the ilvA gene encoding threonine ammonia-lyase: MELVSVDRIKTARSLLAGVVRETPLRPSRALGDRCDTEVHLKCENLQRTGSFKIRGAYNRIHNLSPEQRARGVVAASAGNHAQGVALAASLLGIPCTVFMPEQASLPKMSATKAYGAEVRLVGAVLEESLAAAMEHARRTGAELIHPFDHDDVVAGQGTVGLEILEQLPDVRTIVVAAGGGGLVAGIAAAVKPQRPDVRIIAAQAAKAAAWPASLAAGAPVRLTEMQTMADGIAVGEPGVVTFRHVAELVDDVITVSEESLSRALLLCLERAKMLVEPAGAAGVAAMLDHPGRFEGPVAVVLSGGNIDPLLLLHVIQHGMTAGGRYLALKVRIPDRPGSLAALLTEVGALGANVIDVSHSRISGALAIGEVDVALNLETRGPDHRREVVQRLGAGHTILL; the protein is encoded by the coding sequence ATGGAGCTGGTCAGCGTCGATCGGATCAAGACCGCCCGGAGCCTGCTGGCCGGGGTGGTTCGCGAGACTCCCCTGCGGCCCTCGCGGGCCCTGGGGGATCGGTGTGACACCGAGGTGCACCTGAAGTGCGAGAACCTCCAACGCACCGGCTCGTTCAAGATCCGAGGTGCCTACAACCGCATCCACAACCTCTCACCGGAGCAGCGGGCGCGGGGCGTGGTGGCGGCCAGCGCCGGAAACCACGCCCAAGGCGTCGCCCTGGCGGCCTCGCTGCTCGGCATCCCCTGCACGGTCTTCATGCCGGAGCAGGCCTCGCTGCCCAAGATGTCGGCCACCAAGGCCTACGGCGCCGAGGTCAGGCTGGTCGGTGCGGTGCTGGAGGAGAGCCTGGCCGCGGCGATGGAGCACGCCCGACGGACCGGGGCCGAGCTGATCCATCCCTTCGACCACGACGACGTCGTCGCCGGTCAGGGCACCGTGGGCCTGGAGATCCTCGAACAGCTGCCCGACGTGCGGACGATCGTGGTCGCCGCGGGCGGCGGCGGCCTGGTCGCGGGCATCGCGGCGGCGGTGAAACCACAGCGGCCGGACGTGCGGATCATCGCGGCGCAGGCGGCGAAGGCCGCCGCCTGGCCCGCCTCACTGGCCGCGGGCGCGCCCGTCCGGCTGACCGAGATGCAGACCATGGCGGACGGCATCGCCGTCGGCGAACCGGGCGTGGTCACCTTCCGCCACGTCGCCGAACTCGTCGACGACGTGATCACCGTCAGCGAGGAGTCGCTGTCGCGGGCGCTGCTGCTGTGTCTGGAGCGCGCCAAGATGCTCGTCGAGCCCGCCGGGGCGGCGGGTGTGGCGGCGATGCTCGACCACCCCGGCCGCTTCGAGGGGCCGGTGGCCGTGGTCCTCTCCGGCGGCAACATCGATCCGCTGCTGCTCCTGCACGTCATCCAGCACGGCATGACCGCGGGCGGCCGCTACCTGGCCCTGAAGGTGCGCATCCCCGACCGCCCCGGTTCGCTGGCCGCCCTGCTCACCGAGGTCGGCGCCTTGGGCGCCAACGTGATCGACGTGTCGCACTCCCGGATCTCCGGCGCGCTGGCCATCGGCGAGGTCGACGTGGCGTTGAACCTGGAGACGCGGGGCCCCGACCATCGGCGCGAGGTGGTCCAACGCCTCGGCGCGGGACACACGATCCTGCTCTGA